The proteins below come from a single Brevundimonas sp. LM2 genomic window:
- a CDS encoding helix-turn-helix transcriptional regulator, with translation MGDPRLGSRLKEIRTEAGLTQAELAERAGVSRKTINTVENGVFVPSTVLALALARALGTTVEGLFYLVE, from the coding sequence ATGGGTGACCCCCGGCTGGGGTCGCGCCTGAAGGAGATCCGCACCGAGGCCGGCCTGACCCAGGCCGAGCTGGCCGAGCGGGCCGGGGTGTCGCGCAAGACGATCAACACGGTCGAGAACGGCGTCTTCGTGCCCTCGACCGTGCTGGCCCTCGCCTTGGCGCGGGCGCTGGGGACGACGGTGGAGGGGCTGTTCTACCTGGTGGAATGA
- the ilvA gene encoding threonine ammonia-lyase, biosynthetic, translating to MQETLRRILTARVYDVAIQTPLDPLPGLSRRLGRAVLQKREDLQPIFSFKIRGAYNKIAGLTGPELARGVICASAGNHAQGVAFAARKRGTTATIVMPVTTPPIKVAAVRALGGHVILHGDAFDEAFAEASRRALTDGAVFIHPFDDPDVIAGQGTVGLEIMRQHSEPIAALFVPIGGGGLAAGVAAIVKFLRPETRVIGVEPVDAACMQAAIAAGELVTLNQVGLFCDGVAVRRAGVETFRLCRDLLDDIVTVDNDAICAAIKDIFDDSRAVAEPSGALALAGLKAWAAAHPEIADQGALIAVNSGANVNFDRLRHIAERAEIGEGTEALLAVAMADDRAVYSRFLNALDGRSVTEFNYRWSGEGRAHIFVGVAIKQGPHEKDDLIRALVADGYDVEDMSDNETAKLHVRHMVGGRATGLPHERILRFQFPERPGAFLKFLNSLRPAWALTLFHYRNHGDDVGRVLAGISVPPADQPALTAALAALGYPYVDETDNPATKLFLEAV from the coding sequence ATGCAAGAAACCCTCCGCCGCATCCTCACCGCCCGCGTCTATGACGTGGCGATCCAGACGCCGCTCGACCCCCTGCCCGGCCTGAGCCGCCGCCTTGGCCGCGCGGTGCTGCAGAAGCGCGAGGACCTGCAACCGATCTTCTCGTTCAAGATCCGCGGGGCCTACAACAAGATCGCCGGGCTCACGGGCCCGGAGCTGGCGCGCGGCGTGATCTGCGCCTCGGCCGGCAACCATGCCCAGGGCGTCGCCTTCGCGGCCCGCAAGCGCGGGACCACGGCCACCATCGTCATGCCGGTGACCACCCCGCCCATCAAGGTCGCGGCCGTCCGCGCGCTCGGGGGCCACGTCATCCTGCACGGCGACGCCTTCGACGAGGCCTTCGCCGAGGCCAGCCGCCGAGCCTTGACCGACGGAGCCGTCTTCATCCACCCGTTCGACGACCCCGACGTCATCGCCGGCCAGGGCACGGTCGGGCTGGAAATCATGCGCCAGCATTCGGAGCCCATCGCCGCCCTCTTCGTGCCCATCGGCGGCGGGGGCCTGGCCGCCGGCGTCGCCGCCATCGTCAAATTCCTGCGCCCCGAGACCCGCGTCATCGGCGTCGAACCGGTCGACGCGGCCTGTATGCAGGCCGCCATCGCGGCGGGCGAGCTCGTGACCCTGAACCAGGTCGGCCTGTTCTGCGACGGGGTGGCCGTGCGCCGCGCGGGGGTCGAGACCTTCCGGCTGTGCCGCGACCTGCTGGACGACATCGTCACCGTCGACAACGACGCCATCTGCGCCGCCATCAAGGACATCTTCGACGACAGCCGCGCCGTGGCCGAACCCTCCGGGGCCCTGGCCCTGGCCGGGCTCAAGGCCTGGGCCGCCGCCCATCCGGAGATCGCCGATCAGGGCGCCCTGATCGCCGTCAACTCGGGCGCCAACGTCAATTTCGACCGGCTGCGTCACATCGCCGAACGGGCCGAGATCGGCGAGGGCACCGAGGCCTTGCTGGCCGTGGCCATGGCCGACGACCGCGCCGTCTACAGCCGGTTCCTGAACGCGCTCGACGGCCGCTCGGTCACCGAGTTCAACTACCGCTGGTCCGGCGAGGGCCGCGCCCACATCTTCGTCGGCGTCGCCATCAAACAGGGCCCGCACGAGAAGGACGACCTGATCCGCGCCCTCGTCGCCGACGGCTACGACGTCGAGGACATGAGCGACAATGAGACCGCCAAGCTCCACGTCCGCCACATGGTCGGCGGCCGCGCCACCGGCCTGCCGCACGAACGCATCCTGCGTTTCCAGTTCCCCGAACGCCCGGGGGCCTTCCTGAAGTTCCTGAACAGCCTGCGCCCCGCCTGGGCCCTGACCCTGTTCCACTACCGCAACCACGGCGACGACGTCGGCCGCGTCCTGGCCGGGATCTCCGTCCCGCCCGCCGACCAGCCCGCCCTGACCGCCGCCCTCGCCGCGCTCGGCTACCCCTATGTCGACGAGACCGACAATCCGGCCACGAAACTGTTCCTGGAGGCGGTGTAG
- a CDS encoding PadR family transcriptional regulator, with protein sequence MRLELRRGSLVLAVLACLRTERYGYTLRQALAADGLEMEESTLYPLLRRLESQGLLNSEWREEEKRKKRFYVLSPLGVQLLARLGDEWRAINASLDKIL encoded by the coding sequence ATGCGGCTGGAGCTGCGGCGCGGGTCGCTGGTGCTGGCGGTGCTCGCCTGTCTGCGGACCGAGCGGTACGGCTACACCCTGCGTCAAGCCCTGGCCGCCGACGGGCTGGAGATGGAGGAATCGACCCTCTATCCGCTGCTGCGTCGGCTGGAGAGCCAGGGCCTGCTGAACAGCGAATGGCGCGAGGAAGAGAAGCGGAAAAAGCGCTTCTATGTGCTCTCGCCCCTGGGCGTGCAGCTGCTGGCCCGGCTGGGCGACGAATGGCGGGCGATCAACGCCTCGCTCGACAAGATTCTCTGA
- a CDS encoding bifunctional transcriptional activator/DNA repair enzyme AdaA: MESASDRLDQEACYRAALTRDARFDGRFFGCVKTTGIYCRPVCPARTPNRENMRFVVTAAAAEEAGFRACLRCRPETAPDLGAWRGTSNTVSRALSLIEAGALDANSEGGGDVDALAGRLGVGERQLRRLFKQHLGAAPVSVAQTRRVLLAKALIQETDLSMAQVALGSGFGSVRRFNETFQALYGQAPSELRRRKERAAGAAVKLSLAYRPPYDWDAMFAALSARGDTVEGRVWSRALDPAVDGAAGVVTATPGKPGRLAVSVEASDLKALPGVLARVRRVFDLSADPEAIARDLSVDPGLRPLVAARPGLRLPGDWVDAGEDAPSDRLADEDLAVRAEAWRPWRAYGALYLRMAKSAGAERMEQDDDRRAA, encoded by the coding sequence ATGGAAAGCGCGAGCGACAGACTGGATCAGGAGGCCTGCTACCGGGCGGCCCTGACGCGCGATGCAAGGTTCGACGGGCGGTTCTTCGGCTGTGTGAAGACCACGGGGATCTACTGCCGGCCGGTGTGCCCGGCGCGGACGCCGAACCGGGAGAACATGCGGTTCGTAGTGACGGCCGCAGCGGCGGAGGAAGCGGGGTTTCGCGCCTGCCTGCGCTGCCGGCCCGAAACGGCCCCCGATCTGGGGGCCTGGAGGGGCACCTCCAACACCGTCAGTCGGGCGCTGAGCCTGATCGAAGCGGGGGCGCTGGACGCCAATTCTGAAGGCGGCGGCGACGTCGATGCCCTGGCCGGGCGGCTGGGGGTCGGGGAGCGGCAGCTGCGCAGACTGTTCAAACAGCACCTGGGCGCGGCCCCGGTCAGCGTGGCCCAGACGCGGCGGGTGCTGCTGGCCAAGGCCCTGATTCAGGAGACCGACCTTTCGATGGCCCAGGTGGCGCTGGGCTCGGGCTTCGGCTCGGTGCGGCGGTTCAATGAGACGTTCCAGGCCCTGTACGGGCAGGCACCGTCGGAGCTGCGTCGGCGCAAGGAGCGGGCGGCGGGGGCGGCGGTGAAGCTGAGCCTCGCCTATCGCCCGCCCTATGACTGGGACGCGATGTTTGCGGCGCTGTCGGCCAGAGGGGATACGGTCGAGGGACGGGTCTGGTCACGGGCGCTGGACCCGGCGGTGGACGGCGCGGCCGGGGTCGTGACCGCGACGCCAGGCAAGCCGGGGCGGCTGGCGGTCTCGGTCGAGGCCTCGGACCTGAAGGCCCTGCCGGGGGTGCTGGCGCGGGTGCGGCGGGTGTTCGACCTGTCGGCGGACCCGGAGGCGATCGCGCGGGACCTGTCGGTCGATCCGGGGTTGCGGCCTCTGGTGGCGGCGCGGCCGGGGCTGAGGCTGCCGGGCGACTGGGTGGATGCGGGCGAGGATGCGCCGAGCGATCGGCTGGCGGATGAGGATCTGGCGGTGCGGGCGGAAGCCTGGCGGCCCTGGCGGGCCTATGGGGCGCTGTATCTTCGCATGGCGAAGAGCGCGGGCGCAGAACGGATGGAGCAAGACGATGACAGACGTGCAGCCTGA
- a CDS encoding extensin family protein — protein MRILTLLAVSLLLSGCGRLIPDAPGNGPRPYAPAPGAAGPRAAVASGGGVIDAPIEGGTFARLGRATASLGQCVAELDAARVTFSPTPDRVNSETCGLTDAGVLGADYGTTARMAPSDVTMTCALAAAVSVWRRQSVEPAAREILGSDVVQIDHMGVYACRGVRTDAGSTARASAHSRAAALDFSGVRLRDGRRITVTRDWAGDTPEARFLRRIRDEGCQVFGTVLSPDYNAVHFDHLHLEAERGRLCR, from the coding sequence ATGCGGATCCTCACCCTCCTGGCGGTTAGCCTGCTGCTGTCCGGGTGCGGGCGGCTGATCCCCGACGCGCCGGGCAATGGTCCGCGCCCCTACGCTCCGGCGCCGGGGGCGGCGGGGCCGCGCGCCGCCGTGGCATCCGGTGGGGGCGTGATCGACGCCCCCATCGAGGGGGGCACCTTCGCGCGGCTGGGGCGGGCGACGGCCAGTCTGGGCCAGTGCGTGGCCGAGCTGGACGCGGCGCGGGTGACGTTCTCGCCCACGCCCGACCGGGTGAATTCGGAGACCTGCGGCCTGACCGACGCGGGGGTGCTGGGGGCAGACTACGGCACCACGGCGCGGATGGCGCCCTCGGACGTGACCATGACCTGCGCCCTGGCGGCGGCGGTCAGCGTCTGGCGGCGGCAGTCGGTCGAGCCGGCGGCGCGCGAGATCCTGGGCTCCGACGTGGTCCAGATCGACCATATGGGGGTCTATGCCTGCCGGGGGGTGCGCACCGACGCGGGCAGCACGGCGCGGGCCAGCGCCCATTCGCGGGCGGCGGCGCTGGACTTCTCGGGCGTGCGGCTGCGCGACGGGCGCAGGATCACGGTGACGCGCGACTGGGCCGGCGACACGCCCGAGGCCCGGTTCCTGCGCCGCATCCGCGACGAGGGCTGCCAGGTGTTCGGCACGGTGCTGAGCCCCGACTACAACGCGGTCCATTTCGACCACCTGCACCTGGAGGCCGAGCGGGGGCGGCTGTGCCGGTAG
- a CDS encoding isocitrate lyase/phosphoenolpyruvate mutase family protein gives MTTAAPFHALHASGLLILPNAWDAASAALSVAAGARAVATTSAGVAWALGWPDGGRPPEVELLQALARIVRAAGDTPVSADIEGGFSDDPGAAAAFARRTRDTGAVGINIEDGADPAEGLADKIAAVRAAVGGDLFINARCDLWLRDIGPAEERLDEAARRAAMYRAAGADGLFMPGVTEPETITALVGLGLPLNLLARPGLADARALEALGVRRLSAGSNIAAAAYGTTDRLNRAFLDNGASEAQLEAALGYGTLNALMTP, from the coding sequence ATGACCACCGCCGCCCCCTTTCATGCCCTGCATGCCTCCGGCCTGCTGATCCTTCCGAACGCCTGGGACGCGGCCTCTGCGGCCCTGTCGGTCGCGGCGGGAGCCCGGGCGGTGGCGACGACCAGCGCGGGGGTGGCCTGGGCTTTGGGGTGGCCCGACGGGGGCCGGCCGCCGGAGGTCGAGCTGCTGCAGGCTCTGGCGCGGATCGTGCGGGCGGCCGGTGACACGCCGGTCAGCGCCGACATCGAGGGCGGTTTCTCTGACGACCCCGGTGCCGCCGCGGCCTTCGCCCGACGGACCCGGGACACCGGAGCCGTCGGCATCAATATCGAGGACGGGGCCGATCCGGCGGAGGGTCTGGCCGACAAAATCGCGGCCGTGCGGGCGGCTGTGGGGGGCGACCTCTTCATCAACGCCCGCTGTGACCTGTGGCTGAGAGACATCGGTCCCGCCGAGGAGCGTCTGGACGAGGCGGCGCGACGCGCGGCGATGTACCGGGCGGCGGGAGCGGACGGGCTGTTCATGCCGGGCGTGACGGAGCCGGAGACGATCACCGCGCTGGTCGGCCTGGGCCTGCCGCTGAACCTTCTCGCGCGACCGGGCCTGGCGGACGCCAGGGCTCTGGAAGCCCTGGGCGTGCGTCGGCTGAGCGCCGGATCGAACATCGCGGCGGCGGCCTATGGCACGACGGATCGGCTCAACCGGGCTTTCCTCGACAATGGGGCCTCGGAAGCTCAGCTGGAGGCGGCGTTGGGTTATGGAACGCTGAACGCTCTGATGACGCCTTGA
- a CDS encoding methylated-DNA--[protein]-cysteine S-methyltransferase, giving the protein MTDVQPEILTLDRIATPVGEVLLVTDADGAVRALDFVDFEPRMMRLLGRHAPGATLVAGRAPEAVRGAVERYFAGEATALDGLVVKTAGTAFQAAVWAALRAIPAGETRSYGQLAAAVGSPRAVRAAGLANGQNPVALIVPCHRVIGAKGTLTGYAGGLERKRWLLAHEGVAIG; this is encoded by the coding sequence ATGACAGACGTGCAGCCTGAGATCCTGACCCTGGACCGGATCGCGACGCCGGTGGGCGAGGTGCTGCTGGTGACCGATGCGGACGGCGCGGTGCGGGCGCTGGACTTCGTGGATTTCGAGCCGCGCATGATGCGGTTGCTGGGTCGGCATGCGCCGGGGGCGACCCTGGTCGCGGGGCGGGCTCCGGAGGCGGTGCGGGGGGCGGTCGAGCGGTATTTCGCCGGCGAGGCGACGGCGCTGGACGGCCTGGTCGTCAAGACGGCGGGGACGGCCTTCCAGGCGGCGGTCTGGGCGGCGCTGCGGGCCATTCCGGCGGGGGAGACGCGCAGCTATGGCCAGCTGGCGGCGGCGGTGGGGTCGCCCCGGGCGGTGCGGGCGGCGGGGTTGGCCAACGGGCAGAACCCGGTGGCCCTGATCGTGCCGTGCCACCGGGTGATCGGCGCGAAAGGGACGCTGACGGGCTACGCCGGCGGGCTGGAGCGCAAGCGCTGGCTGCTGGCGCATGAGGGGGTGGCGATCGGCTGA